Below is a window of Luteitalea sp. DNA.
GAAACAGAAGGGCTTGTGCCCAGTACAAGAGGATCGGCTTCTCCCACCGCGGCGCATCGTTGAAATACGGCGTGAGATAGTCGCCGCGCGCGATCATCTGGCGCGTGGCCTCGGCGAACCGTGGCTCGTCTGGATCCCAGAGATTCGTGCCGCCGAGGGCTGGCAGCAGACACACGAGCGCGCCAACGGCGATGAGAACGACATCTCCGACAGTAGCCCAGGTCAGCCTGGGCAAGGGCTCTTCCCGCATGGACATCGCAGACATCTTGTCAGAAGCCGGCGGATCGGGCACACTCGTGTGAGATGGCCACCGTGCTCAGCGCCGCCGAACAGCGAGTGCTCTTACAGAACATCCCCTGGGAGGTCTACGAGGGCCTGCTCGCTACCCAGCAAGACGCGAGTGTACCGCGATACACGTATGACGAAGGGTTGTTGGAGATCATGAGCCCCTCGGCAGAGCACGAGCACGCCAACGATGTCATCCGACTGCTAGTCAACGTCGCGGCGGAGGAAATGGCCATCGACGTCGCGGGATTTGGCTCGACGACCTACCGGAGGAAAGACCTCGCACGTGGCTTCGAGCCGGATGCTTCGTTCTACGTCACGCACGTCAAACAGGTGCGCGGGAGGGCAACCCTCGACCTGACGACCGATCCGCCACCCGATTTGGTCGTTGAGATCGACGTGACCAAATCCTCGTTGGACAAGCTCGCGATTTTTGCACGCTTTGGCATTCGCGAAGCGTGGCGATACGACGGTACGCGGCTCACGGTCTTCGTTCTCGTGGCTGGCCAGTATGTAGAACGTCAAGCTAGCGACGTCTTTCCAGGCCTGGCCGCGGAGACGCTCACACGCTTTATTGGCGAGGCTCGCGAGCTAGAGCGGCCCGTCTGGTTGCACCGCCTCCGTGCCTGGATACGCTCGCACCGTGTCTGACCCCGGGACGCACACCCTCCCTCTGGTGGCGGGACAATCGAGTCCGTCAGATTTGGCGCTATCTCAGTCTTCTGCCGACGCGTTTGTCGCTTCGCCACCGACTGGTCCCGGACTCCCGCAGATGCGATACCGCTAGAATTCCGCGAAAAACCCAGGTAGTCGCGGGCGAAGGGCCCCGTCACGGCCGTGGCGTGCGTCTTGCTACAGTGTGACGCGGGCAGGCCAGTATCCCTGTCTCGCGGGCGCTCCAACGGCGCCGGAGCGCTCTGGTCGAGCAGGACCGTTTGTCCGTGGAGGGGTGCATCATGGAATCGGATCCCGTCGATCGCGTTCGGAGTGAGTTCATCGAGATGCCAGGCATGCGGCTGACGCTCGCACAGGCGGCGCGTTTGTGCGGTCTGGATCAGCCCGCCTGTCAGCGTGTGGTCAACGCGCTCGTGGGATCCGGGTTTCTGCGATGGACGCCCAACGGTACGATCGCGCGCGTCGAGTAGGGCAGGGCCTCCCTGGCCTGAGCGACGTCGAAGGCAACGGTGCAGACCATGGCGGCCCCTTGGGGCCGCCATACTCGTCTCCGCTTGGCGCGCTCTTCTCGGGCTACCACCTCGGTGGCGCCTACGACGAGATGTTCGAGCCGTCTGGCGGGGCGCGCCAGCACTGCCGTGCGCTCTACTGGATCAGCCGATATCTCGAGCGCGCCGAGCACACCATCCGGCTGATTGATGTCCGCCTCGATCTCGGATTGGATCGACGTCCCTCGTCTGCTGGATGGGACTTCGAACGGCTGTACGCCATCCTCAGGTTCTCGCAAACCGGAGAGCCGCCCGACACGCCAGCAGCGCTCATCGAGACGTCGGTCTTCGATCTGTCGAACCCGGATTCCGTGGCCCGTCGGTGACGGCGGCACGCGAGAACGCCCAGCAGGTCCGAGAAGAGATCAGCGCGGACATGTGGGAACAGGTGAACCGTCTCTACCTGCGGCTGAAGCAGGTCCGCACCGAGGGCCTCTGGTCCGCTCGCCCTCATTACCTGTCCCGAGTCGTCATCGAGGGAGTCCACCTGCTCAGCGCGGAGTTCCCGCGCTCTGTGCGCTTCGCCGCGGCTCGTATCGAGTCGGCGTTACAGGCCATCGCCCATCACACGTCTCGCGGTGCCATGCCCAGCCCCCGCGCGGTCAGACGGCGCAGGGTGGCAGAGGACGAGCGGAGCGGCTCGCCGGACGTTTGCACGCATCGTTGGACTATGGCCAGGTCCCAGTCCGTTTGCGCAACCGACGCAGCTGTTGCGCGACTTGGCGTCCGAGGTGGGCCTCGAGCGGGGTGACGACCCGCTCGGCACGTTGCGCCAGCTTTCGCGGGATGTCTACGCCAGCTTCGAGTACAGCCCCAAGAGCACCCGCGTCGACTCGCCGATCGACGAGGCGCTGGAGACGCGGCGCGGTGTGTGTCAAGACTTCGCGCACATCTTCATCGCCCTCGCGCGACAGATCGGCATACCCTCTCGCTATGTGAGCGGCTATCTCCTTCACGCCGCGGACAGCGCCGACCGGTCATCCGACGGCGCCACTCATGCATGGGTCGAGGTGCTGCTGCCTGACCTCGCGTGGGTCGGCTTCGATCCGACCAATGACCTCATCGCGGGCGATCGCCACATTCGAGTGGCGATTGGTCGCGACTACGCGGACGTGCCCCCGACTCGCGGCGTCTTCAAGGGGATCAGCGCCGTTCGCAGCGAGCTGGCCGTGTCGGTCCACGTTGGACCCGTGCCCCCGCCGCTGGCTGGTGAGGCGCTGCCCTTCGTGCCCTGGATGTCACGCGAGGCGGCGGCGCCGCTCGGCGACGCCAGCGCGAGCCAACAGCAGCCGTAGCGGTTTGACGCGTCGTCAGCAGTCCTGTACTCTTGTTGCTACGTTCAGGGCCTGACCGCTTGGACGTGTGTTGGTCCTCACTCGGTCGCCGCTCCCCCGCTGCACTCTCATCGTTGGCACGGCAGGGCGCATGGACGCGCCGAGATACGCCTTGTGATCTCGCGGCAGATGCACTGACGTTCATGGCTGTTTCTGCAGACGCACCGTCCTCGAGCGACCTTCTCGCCGCCGAGGTCGCCCGGCGGCGAACCTTCGCCATCATCTCGCACCCGGATGCGGGCAAGACCACCTTGACGGAGAAGACGCTCCTGTATGCTGGCGCAATTGAGCTGGCGGGAGCGGTCCGTGGCCGCAAGTCGCAGCGACACGCCCTCTCGGATTGGATGGAGGTCGAGCGTCAGCGCGGCATCTCGATTACGTCTGCCGCGCTGGAGTTCGAGCTCGACGACTGCAAGATCACGCTGCTCGACACGCCGGGACACCGCGACTTCAGCGAAGACACCTATCGCACGCTGCTGGCCGTGGACAGCGCTGTCATGGTCATCGATGCGGCCAAGGGCATCGAAGATCAGACACGAAAGCTGTTCGAGGTGTGCCGCAGGCGGGGTCTGCCGATTCTCACGTTCGTGAACAAGCTGGATCTGCCCAGCCGCGATCCGCTCGAGCTCGTCGATGAGATCGAGCGCGTCCTCCAGATCGCGGCAGCGCCGGTCAACTGGCCGATTGGCGATGGAGACCGCTTCAAGGGTGTCTACGATCTCGAGCGCCACCAGGTGCTGCTCTACGAGCGGTCCGTTGGTGGCCAGCGCCGCGCGCCCGTGGCGGTGACGAGCGTGACCGATCCGCTGCTCGTCACGCTGCTGGGCGAGGCGGCATGCGCTCGGTTACGAGAGGCAGTTGCCTTGCTCGAAACAGCCGGCACCCCTTTCGATCGCGACGCGTATCTCGCAGCCGCGCAAACCCCAGTGTTCTTCGGAAGCGCGCTCACGAACTTCGGTCTGGAGCCTTTCCTTCGGGCGCTGGTACAGCTCGCGCCGTCCCCCCGACCGCGCCCCAGCACGCGCGGCCTGATCGATCCGACGGCTCCGGACTTCAGCGGCTTCGTGTTCAAGATTCAGGCGAACATGAACCCGCGGCATCGCGATCGCATCGCGTTCGTTCGCGTCTGCTCCGGCCGGCTGAGCAGGGACATGCAGGTGATGAACCCGCGACT
It encodes the following:
- a CDS encoding Uma2 family endonuclease — its product is MATVLSAAEQRVLLQNIPWEVYEGLLATQQDASVPRYTYDEGLLEIMSPSAEHEHANDVIRLLVNVAAEEMAIDVAGFGSTTYRRKDLARGFEPDASFYVTHVKQVRGRATLDLTTDPPPDLVVEIDVTKSSLDKLAIFARFGIREAWRYDGTRLTVFVLVAGQYVERQASDVFPGLAAETLTRFIGEARELERPVWLHRLRAWIRSHRV
- a CDS encoding transglutaminase family protein yields the protein MTCPESSSRESTCSARSSRALCASPRLVSSRRYRPSPITRLAVPCPAPARSDGAGWQRTSGAARRTFARIVGLWPGPSPFAQPTQLLRDLASEVGLERGDDPLGTLRQLSRDVYASFEYSPKSTRVDSPIDEALETRRGVCQDFAHIFIALARQIGIPSRYVSGYLLHAADSADRSSDGATHAWVEVLLPDLAWVGFDPTNDLIAGDRHIRVAIGRDYADVPPTRGVFKGISAVRSELAVSVHVGPVPPPLAGEALPFVPWMSREAAAPLGDASASQQQP
- a CDS encoding peptide chain release factor 3 — its product is MAVSADAPSSSDLLAAEVARRRTFAIISHPDAGKTTLTEKTLLYAGAIELAGAVRGRKSQRHALSDWMEVERQRGISITSAALEFELDDCKITLLDTPGHRDFSEDTYRTLLAVDSAVMVIDAAKGIEDQTRKLFEVCRRRGLPILTFVNKLDLPSRDPLELVDEIERVLQIAAAPVNWPIGDGDRFKGVYDLERHQVLLYERSVGGQRRAPVAVTSVTDPLLVTLLGEAACARLREAVALLETAGTPFDRDAYLAAAQTPVFFGSALTNFGLEPFLRALVQLAPSPRPRPSTRGLIDPTAPDFSGFVFKIQANMNPRHRDRIAFVRVCSGRLSRDMQVMNPRLKTPVRLARPHRFFGRERETVETAVAGDVVGLVNPGRFAIGDTLFAGTPAEYPPIPRFAAEHFGIARLRDIRFKQFDEGVKQLEEEGLMQVVFPTAGRREPILGVVGALQLDVVEARLTSEYGVSCEVQRLNYVSARWVAGSDEAMRAIELPGQGVLQATDRQGRLVLLFASSWELDYCQRKNPDLELLAVA